Proteins encoded in a region of the Bradyrhizobium sp. CB3481 genome:
- a CDS encoding DUF6489 family protein, producing MKVNVEIDCTPLEARQFFGLPDVSPMQTAVMDKMQQQVMANIEKVSPESLIQSWFTFDPKIAERFQDMFVTMTGLGGMGSKDKK from the coding sequence ATGAAAGTTAACGTAGAAATCGATTGCACGCCGCTGGAGGCCAGGCAGTTCTTCGGATTGCCCGACGTCTCGCCGATGCAGACCGCCGTGATGGACAAGATGCAGCAGCAGGTGATGGCCAATATCGAAAAGGTCTCGCCGGAGTCGCTGATCCAGAGCTGGTTCACGTTCGATCCGAAGATCGCCGAGCGGTTCCAGGATATGTTCGTGACCATGACCGGTCTCGGCGGCATGGGTTCGAAGGACAAGAAGTAA
- a CDS encoding wax ester/triacylglycerol synthase family O-acyltransferase: MADAKKLSSLDASFLYLETPEMPMHVGSMAIFRLPEGYKGNFFEEFKAMIASRLHIAPILKARLEKAPLDIDHPSWVEDDQFDIDRHIFRASLPEPRDRATLERIVGWMHAKLLNRARPLWEFYVFEGMKDNEVGLYSKMHHACIDGGAGAALTSMIYDITPVPREVDPPAARKVAQEPRDIAANLIDSYQQLWTQPFDAKAAPKSLELPRTGKSDLGSILFDNAMFQIETAVKFAASVPTVLKSLSDVVGKISDPKSRDSLVSMASPPTILNKTISSERSFAGVSISLSRAKALAKASGGKLNDVVLALSSGVVRRYLLSQGGLPNKSLTAAVPISLREEGNADANNQVFGMICSIATNVDDPKTRLETIIAQSTKSKEMSHPLRALMPQVSNLSMLGAPIVTQILALLYSRSNLSDVLPPAANITVSNVPGPRQTLYAAGAELLHIFPVSISTHGIALNITVQSYRDQLDFGFIAGANIIPHVQVLCDMLPAEFDALEAAYAPPPSEIKGAAE; encoded by the coding sequence ATGGCGGACGCCAAGAAGCTGTCTTCGCTCGACGCGTCGTTTCTGTATCTGGAAACGCCTGAAATGCCGATGCATGTCGGCAGCATGGCGATCTTCCGCCTGCCCGAAGGCTACAAGGGCAACTTCTTCGAAGAGTTCAAGGCGATGATAGCCTCGCGGCTGCACATCGCGCCGATCCTGAAAGCGCGCCTGGAGAAGGCGCCGCTCGATATCGATCATCCCTCCTGGGTCGAGGACGACCAGTTCGACATCGACCGCCACATCTTCCGCGCCAGCCTACCGGAGCCGCGCGACCGCGCGACGCTGGAACGCATCGTCGGCTGGATGCACGCAAAGCTGCTCAACCGCGCCCGCCCGCTCTGGGAGTTCTATGTCTTCGAAGGCATGAAGGACAATGAAGTCGGGCTTTACTCCAAGATGCATCATGCCTGCATCGACGGCGGCGCGGGCGCCGCGCTCACCAGCATGATTTACGACATCACGCCGGTGCCGCGTGAGGTGGACCCGCCGGCGGCGCGCAAGGTGGCGCAGGAGCCGCGCGACATCGCCGCCAATTTGATCGATTCCTACCAGCAGCTCTGGACCCAGCCGTTCGACGCCAAGGCCGCGCCGAAGAGCCTCGAACTGCCGCGCACCGGCAAGAGCGATCTCGGCTCGATCCTGTTCGACAACGCCATGTTCCAGATTGAAACTGCGGTGAAGTTTGCGGCCAGCGTGCCGACGGTGCTGAAGTCTCTATCCGACGTCGTCGGCAAGATTTCCGATCCCAAATCGCGCGATAGCCTCGTGAGCATGGCGTCGCCGCCGACCATCCTCAACAAGACCATCTCTTCGGAGCGCAGCTTTGCCGGCGTCTCGATCTCGCTGTCGCGTGCCAAGGCGCTGGCGAAAGCATCCGGCGGTAAGCTCAACGACGTCGTGCTGGCGCTTTCTTCAGGCGTGGTCCGCCGCTATCTACTCAGCCAGGGCGGCCTGCCGAACAAGTCGCTGACGGCGGCGGTGCCGATCTCGCTGCGCGAGGAGGGCAATGCCGACGCCAACAACCAGGTGTTCGGCATGATCTGCTCGATCGCCACCAATGTCGACGACCCCAAGACGCGGCTCGAGACCATCATCGCGCAATCGACCAAGTCGAAGGAGATGTCGCATCCGCTGCGCGCCCTGATGCCGCAGGTCTCCAATCTCTCGATGCTGGGCGCGCCGATCGTGACGCAGATCCTCGCGCTGCTGTACAGCCGCTCCAACCTGTCCGACGTGCTGCCGCCGGCAGCCAACATCACGGTCTCCAACGTGCCCGGGCCGCGGCAGACGCTGTATGCGGCCGGTGCCGAGCTGTTGCACATTTTCCCGGTGTCGATCTCCACGCACGGCATCGCGCTCAACATCACCGTGCAGAGCTACCGCGACCAGCTCGATTTCGGCTTCATCGCCGGCGCCAACATCATTCCGCATGTCCAGGTTCTCTGCGACATGCTGCCGGCCGAGTTCGACGCGCTGGAGGCGGCCTACGCGCCGCCGCCGTCAGAAATCAAGGGCGCCGCCGAGTAG
- a CDS encoding FAD-dependent oxidoreductase — MAELKADVLVLGAGMVGVSAALHLQKRGRNVVLIDRHEVAGEETSYGNGGLIECASVFPYMFPRNVGQILRYAFLRAPQVNYHFRDLPAFLPWLTRYFLASSPDRALHSAKAELPLIQRSLIEHEALIEEANVPDLLRRTGWIKLFRSEATLAEALKDLKRAGEHGVTGEVLDGPAVIAREPHLTGEFSGAIHFPAPGFVPDPGGLAKAYAALFGRKGGRYLVGDGRTLEQSGGRWKVATLEGTITARDVVVAMGPWSDQIFRPLGYAIPLQVKRGYHLHLKPRGNAILNHPVLDTDLGFLLAPMNRGIRLTTGAEFAHRDAPPTPVQVERALPRAHKLFPLGGPVDTKPWMGARPCLPDMLPVIGKAPRHSGLWFDFGHQHHGLTLGPATGRLLAEMMTGETPFADVRPFAAERFG, encoded by the coding sequence ATGGCGGAACTGAAGGCCGACGTTCTCGTCCTCGGTGCGGGCATGGTCGGCGTCAGCGCCGCCCTGCATCTGCAAAAACGTGGCCGGAACGTGGTGCTGATCGACCGGCACGAGGTTGCCGGCGAGGAGACCAGCTATGGCAATGGCGGGTTGATCGAATGCGCCTCGGTTTTTCCCTACATGTTTCCGCGCAATGTTGGCCAGATCCTGCGCTACGCGTTTCTGCGTGCGCCGCAGGTCAACTACCATTTCAGGGATTTGCCGGCCTTCCTGCCCTGGCTCACACGCTATTTCCTCGCCTCATCGCCGGACCGTGCACTGCACAGTGCAAAGGCCGAACTGCCGCTGATCCAACGCAGCCTGATCGAGCATGAGGCCTTGATCGAGGAAGCCAACGTGCCGGACCTGTTGCGGCGGACCGGCTGGATCAAGCTGTTTCGCTCGGAGGCGACGCTTGCGGAGGCGCTGAAGGATCTCAAGCGCGCCGGCGAGCATGGCGTCACCGGTGAGGTGCTGGATGGACCCGCGGTGATCGCGCGTGAGCCGCATCTGACCGGCGAATTCAGCGGCGCGATCCATTTTCCGGCACCGGGGTTCGTGCCCGATCCCGGCGGGCTGGCCAAGGCTTATGCGGCGCTGTTCGGCCGCAAGGGCGGACGCTATCTGGTCGGCGATGGGCGAACCCTCGAACAATCCGGCGGCCGGTGGAAAGTCGCGACGCTGGAAGGCACGATCACGGCGCGGGATGTGGTCGTGGCGATGGGGCCGTGGTCCGACCAGATCTTCAGGCCGCTCGGTTATGCGATCCCGCTTCAGGTCAAGCGCGGCTATCACCTGCACCTCAAGCCGCGCGGTAACGCCATTCTCAATCATCCCGTGCTGGACACCGATCTCGGCTTTCTATTGGCCCCCATGAACCGCGGCATCCGCCTGACCACCGGCGCGGAGTTTGCCCACCGCGACGCACCGCCGACGCCGGTCCAGGTCGAACGGGCCCTGCCGCGGGCGCACAAACTGTTTCCGCTCGGCGGACCGGTCGACACCAAGCCCTGGATGGGCGCGCGACCCTGTCTGCCAGACATGTTGCCGGTCATCGGCAAGGCCCCGCGCCACAGCGGGCTGTGGTTCGATTTCGGCCACCAGCACCACGGCCTGACGCTCGGGCCCGCCACCGGCCGCCTGCTGGCGGAAATGATGACCGGTGAAACCCCGTTTGCCGACGTCAGGCCTTTTGCCGCCGAACGCTTTGGTTGA
- a CDS encoding alpha/beta hydrolase, producing MLAEARGLFELNSSLLLSPLLLRAPRGDGHPVLALPGFLASDISMAPMRRYLKELGYDAHAWNMGRNLGGVASKRGALCELLRRTYESTGRKVSLVGWSLGGVYARDLALQVPEMVRSVITLGSPFANDIRATNATRLYEALSGETVDDHPEILEAIAGDLPVPATSIYSRTDGIVNWHTSLLRPSATAENIEVYFASHIGLGVNPAALWAVADRLAQAEGEFKHFDRSGPFAIAYGPPENAQS from the coding sequence ATGCTGGCCGAGGCGAGGGGCCTGTTCGAATTGAATTCGAGCCTCTTGCTGTCGCCGCTGCTGCTCCGCGCGCCGAGGGGCGATGGCCATCCGGTGCTGGCGCTGCCGGGCTTTCTCGCCAGCGATATCTCGATGGCGCCGATGCGGCGCTATCTGAAAGAACTCGGCTACGATGCCCATGCCTGGAACATGGGCCGCAATCTCGGCGGTGTCGCGTCCAAGCGCGGCGCGTTGTGCGAACTTCTGCGGCGCACGTATGAATCCACTGGTCGCAAGGTCAGTCTGGTCGGCTGGAGTCTCGGCGGCGTCTATGCGCGAGATCTCGCGCTGCAGGTGCCGGAGATGGTGCGCTCGGTGATCACGCTCGGGAGCCCGTTTGCTAACGACATCCGAGCGACGAACGCCACGCGGCTCTACGAGGCGCTGTCAGGAGAAACCGTCGACGACCATCCGGAAATCCTTGAGGCGATCGCCGGCGATCTGCCGGTGCCGGCGACTTCGATCTATTCGCGCACCGACGGTATCGTGAACTGGCACACCAGCCTGTTGCGTCCCTCCGCGACCGCCGAAAACATCGAAGTATACTTCGCCAGCCATATCGGGCTCGGCGTCAACCCCGCCGCTTTGTGGGCGGTAGCCGACCGTCTGGCGCAGGCGGAGGGAGAATTTAAGCATTTTGACCGATCGGGACCATTTGCCATTGCCTATGGCCCCCCTGAAAATGCACAATCCTGA